The following are encoded together in the Bicyclus anynana chromosome 2, ilBicAnyn1.1, whole genome shotgun sequence genome:
- the LOC112058454 gene encoding zinc finger protein 91, with translation MMENYENLYNSICRLCLSFNDRKKMIPLIDKSNPDGFTPYAKAVSTFAHISFTNKDCLPKNMCPKCLYFLKHAIQFKLVTEFSDKCLKQLKKPVGTESENFKQKIIEFTMFKFYFPTECFKMKRECSINKKYSKGKSKATDSLEEDEEIKVDQFNCNNDMENDIFETLVVESDSEHLSQRDVKILDEIENKIGSNVCESPSPVFKRKKKRMKNKGLKARIHKLAMKHKSMRKTNLVCNVCNRVLANQLTYNHHMQRHTGCRYICEHCGKGFPVLNELQVHQVTKHDTGPYLQCSHCPFKAPRKFDLIEHERIHSGERPYTCEKCGLTFRRRGIWRKHLIYHSEKKVQCPQCPRKFFQRSDMLAHANNIHDRTYVYSCSKCGATYTKTETVRRHMTERHGIPREMQGKIIRLNKGASYQEY, from the exons atgaTGGAAAACTATGAAAATCTATATAACTCAATTTGCCGTTTATGTTTAAGTTTTAATGATCGAAAAAAAATGATACCTTTAATTGATAAAAGCAACCCAGACGGCTTTACTCCTTATGCAAAAGCCGTGTCAACTTTTGCCCACATTAGTTTTACGAATAAAGATTGTCTTCCGAAGAATATGTGTCCAAAgtgcttgtattttttaaaacatgccATTCAATTCAAACTGGTAACAGAATTTAGTGATAAATGTTTAAAACAATTGAAGAAACCAGTCGGAACCGAAAGTgaaaatttcaaacaaaaaattatcGAATTTACAATGTTCAAGTTCTATTTTCCCACCGAATGCTTCAAAATGAAAAGAGAGTGTTCCATTAATAAGAAATACTCCAAAGGAAAGAGCAAAGCTACTGATAGTTTGGAAGAAGATGAAGAAATTAAGGTTGATCAATTCAACTGTAACAATGACATGGAAAATGATATTTTTGAGACCCTTGTTGTAGAATCTGATAGTGAGCATCTATCACAGAGGGATGTTAAAATATTGGACGAAATTGAGAATAAAATTGGGTCAAATGTTTGTGAAAGTCCAAGTCCAGTCTTTAAAAGGAAGAAAAAAAGGATGAAAAATAAGGGTCTTAAAGCTAGAATACATAAGTTAGCAATGAAACATAAAAGCATGCGGAAAACAAACTTGGTTTGCAATGTTTGTAACAGAGTGTTGGCTAATCAACTGACATATAATCACCACATGCAAAGGCACACTGGATGCAG GTATATTTGTGAACATTGTGGCAAAGGTTTTCCTGTTCTCAATGAGCTCCAAGTTCACCAAGTAACAAAACATGATACTGGTCCATACCTCCAATGTTCACATTGCCCCTTCAAAGCTCCTCGGAAATTCGACTTGATAGAACATGAGCGAATACATTCAGGAGAGCGTCCATATACATGTGAGAAGTGTGGATTGACCTTCCGTAGAAGAGGCATATGGAGAAAGCACTTAATATACCACTCTGAGAAGAAAGTTCAATGTCCCCAATGCCCAAGAAAGTTCTTCCAAAGAAGCGACATGTTAGCACATGCAAATAACATCCATGATAGAACATATGTTTATTCGTGCAGCAAATGTGGTGCTACATACACTAAAACGGAGACAGTGAGACGTCATATGACTGAGCGACATGGTATCCCCAGAGAGATGCAAGGGAAAATTATAAGGCTTAACAAAGGGGCAAGCTATCAAGAATATTAA